The Thermodesulfobacteriota bacterium genome includes the window AGCCAACCCGAAACCTTCGCCGTGATCGGGTGCTTGATGAACTGCGCGATCGTCGCCGGGAACAGCAGGATCGAGGAGGCGAAGATCGGGGGGATGACGCCCGCCGTGTTCACCTTCAGCGGCAGGTGGGTGCTCTGGCCCCCGTAGATCCGGCGGCCGACGATCCTGCGCGCATACTGTACCGGTATCCTGCGGTGCGCGCGCTCGAAATAGATGATGATCCCGATCACGCCGACCATGAGCGCAAGGATGAACAGCGCGGAGAAGATGTTCATCTCCCCCGTCCGCACCAGGGTGACGGTGCGGACCAGTCCGCTGGGGAACCGGGCGACGATGCCGGTGAAGATGATGAGCGAGATTCCGTTACCGATCCCGCGCTCCGTGATCTGCTCGCCGAGCCACATCAGGAAGGCGGTCCCGGCCGTGAGCGTCAGCACCGTCATGATCCGGAAGCTCCAGCCGGGCTCGTAGACGACCGACCCCGTGGCGCCGGCGCCGACGCT containing:
- the secY gene encoding preprotein translocase subunit SecY; translation: MLGGFQNITRVPELKRRILVTGLLLIVYRIGIHVPTPGIDNLALKSVFESQAGTLFGMIDMFSGGALARFSIFTLGIMPYISSSIILQLLTVVIPQLEKLSKEGELGRRKITQYTRYGTVVLSIIQGLGIAVGLESVGAGATGSVVYEPGWSFRIMTVLTLTAGTAFLMWLGEQITERGIGNGISLIIFTGIVARFPSGLVRTVTLVRTGEMNIFSALFILALMVGVIGIIIYFERAHRRIPVQYARRIVGRRIYGGQSTHLPLKVNTAGVIPPIFASSILLFPATIAQFIKHPITAKVSGWL